The following proteins are co-located in the Malus sylvestris chromosome 13, drMalSylv7.2, whole genome shotgun sequence genome:
- the LOC126595234 gene encoding uncharacterized protein LOC126595234: MGMGFHRVLSNSRGSKSTITGDKRYNNGGGVMGRKTYTSLEELKRLLKRRRSEWTPSFATSALNREINRKADGGFSTSFSDSHPTHYALKIRSFSVLTKTSADEYESGEFEAGGYKCHTVCLLSGKLVFYPNGNKKKNVEDHISVYLEMVGADSLQTGYEVYVDFRFFLLDQNKGMFLVLQDANKKEKCFHAMMHYSGFDKLITLTSFTNPSNGYVIDDNCVIGAEVFVCKERRAGKGESISKIKDAVKCKHVWKVENFSQLGTDCCKSEPFTAGGRKWYLC, encoded by the exons ATGGGAATGGGATTTCATAGGGTTCTGTCAAATTCAAGGGGGAGTAAATCGACGATCACGGGAGATAAGAGGTACAACAATGGTGGAGGCGTCATGGGGAGGAAGACCTACACAAGTTTAGAGGAGTTGAAGAGGCtgttgaagagaagaagaag TGAGTGGACTCCGTCTTttgccacgtcagcacttaacagagAAATTAATAGAAAAGCTGATGGAG GGTTTTCGACATCATTTTCAGATTCACATCCAACTCATTATGCTCTAAAAATCCGGTCGTTTTCAGTGCTAACCAAAACTTCAGCTGACGAATATGAGTCGGGAGAATTTGAAGCTGGAGGATACAAATG cCATACTGTATGTTTGCTCTCAGGAAAGCTAGTGTTTTACCCGAAtggaaataagaagaaaaatgtgGAAGACCACATATCTGTTTACTTGGAAATGGTTGGAGCTGATTCACTACAGACTGGATATGAAGTATATGTTGATTTCAGGTTCTTTTTGCTTGATCAGAATAAAGGCATGTTCCTGGTTCTTCAAG ATgccaataaaaaggaaaaatgtttccATGCGATGATGCATTATTCGGGATTTGATAAGCTTATCACTCTTACATCATTTACTAATCCTTCCAACGGATATGTCATTGATGATAATTGTGTGATTGGAGCTGAGGTCTTTGTTTGTAAAGAAAGAAGAGCTGGCAAAGGAGAGTCAATCTCGAAGATCAAGGATGCTGTTAAGTGCAAGCATGTTTGGAAGGTTGAGAACTTTTCACAGTTAGGTACTGACTGCTGCAAATCAGAACCATTCACTGCTGGAGGACGGAAATGGTATCTCTGCTAG